A DNA window from Cervus elaphus chromosome 17, mCerEla1.1, whole genome shotgun sequence contains the following coding sequences:
- the RHOH gene encoding rho-related GTP-binding protein RhoH: protein MLSSIKCVLVGDSAVGKTSLLVRFTSETFPEAYKPTVYENTGVDVFMDGIQISLGLWDTAGNDAFRSIRPLSYQQADVVLLCYSVANHSSFLNLKNKWIGEVRSNLPCTPVLVVATQTDQREVGPHRASCVNAIEGKRLAQDVRAKGYLECSALSNRGVQQVFECAVRTAVNQARRRNRRRFFSINECKIL, encoded by the coding sequence ATGCTGAGTTCCATCAAGTGTGTGCTGGTGGGAGACTCTGCTGTGGGGAAAACGTCTCTGCTGGTACGTTTCACCTCGGAAACCTTCCCTGAAGCTTACAAGCCTACAGTATATGAAAATACAGGTGTAGACGTTTTCATGGACGGGATCCAGATCAGCCTGGGCCTCTGGGACACGGCCGGCAACGATGCCTTCAGGAGCATCCGCCCCCTGTCCTACCAGCAGGCGGACGTGGTGTTGCTGTGCTACTCTGTGGCCAACCACAGCTCCTTCCTGAACCTGAAGAACAAGTGGATCGGGGAAGTCAGGAGCAACCTGCCGTGCACCCCCGTGCTGGTGGTGGCCACCCAGACGGACCAGCGGGAGGTGGGGCCCCATCGGGCCTCCTGTGTCAACGCCATCGAAGGGAAGAGGCTGGCCCAGGATGTGCGAGCCAAAGGCTACTTGGAGTGCTCGGCCCTCAGCAACCGGGGCGTCCAGCAGGTGTTTGAGTGTGCCGTCCGGACTGCCGTCAACCAAGCCCGGAGACGCAACAGAAGGAGGTTCTTCTCCATCAACGAGTGCAAGATCCTCTGA